The genomic interval GAATCGCGGGGGAAATTGAGCGCGCCAAGCGTTACGCCCTGATACAGGGTCACCCGGTCGCCGATGACGGTCGTTTGTCCGATCACGACGCCGGTTCCGTGGTCGATGAAAAAGCTGCGGCCGATCTTCGCCCCGGGATGGATGTCGACGCCGGTCCGCGCGTGGGCCCACTCGGTCATGATGCGGGGAATGAGAATCAGCCCCTGCTCGCTGAGATGGTGCGCAATGCGGTACACCGCGATCGCCTCGAGCCCGGGATAGCTGAAAATGATCTCGTCGAAGCCCGAGGCGGCGGGATCGTTCCGGTACGCCGCCCGAACGTCGTCCTCGAGGATGTTTCGGATGGCCGGCAGGTCTTCGATGAACGTGCGTGCGATCAGAGCGGCATAGCTTTGACAATGTTTGCAGGCGCGGTGGGCGAACCTGCACGAATGCTGCGACTCGCGCAGAACCTGGGCCTGGAGTCTCTCATACAGGGTCGCGACCCGGAAGCCGACCTGGAGCTCCATCGACTCGAAGGAGAGCCTCGAGTCGCCGAAATACCCCGGAAAAATCAGGAACAACGCGTCTTCGAGAATCTGCGCCATCTCCCGTTTGTCGGGAAGCGGGCTCGCGTCGAAGTGCTGCACTCCGTCGGCACCGTCGGCCAGCCCGGCCATCACCTTGTCCGTGAGCTTTTTCAGCATCGGGTTCATGGGCATCCTCCCTCTCCGCTACCGGCGCGCCGGAATGAAAAGCGCCCCGGAGACTGTGCTCTGCCGGGGCGCGCCGTTTCCATCGGTCACTCGACGATGATTCGTCCGTTGATCTCGCAATAGACCATGCGATCGTCGACGATGAGCATGCTTTGCTCTGCGCCGGTCGCGGCGTCCCCATAATAAAGTCTCCAGTATATTTCCTCGCCGCCGGCGGTTTCGGCGTTGAAGCGCTGAACGCGGATGTCGCCGTTTTCCGTCTTCTCGGGGGCGTATTTTTTCCAGAGCTGGGCCACGCGCTGGGGCGCCTCGTCGAACGCGACGGCCGCCGCCGTGATCTGCCCTTCTTCGACCGCCGACAACAGGGCCTCGAGAACCGTGGCGAGGGCCTTGTCCTTGCCGGTCGGATCGCCGTCGACGAACGTGAAGATCATCGCGGCTTTTTTGTCTTTGCGAATGTTTTGATACAGGGTCTCGGCGACCTCGCCGTTTTTCCGGACGGTCCGGAAGCGGTAAAAGTCGGTGCGGATGGTGGGTTGCCGCACATCGAGAAACATGCCGTATCGGGAAATGCTGACTTCGGCATACTCGGCTTCGTGGCGAGCCCACGCGTCGATGACCCATTCGGGGACCTGGCTCATGCCGACCAGGGCGACCTCGATACGGCCGCCGGCGGAGCAGTCAAGAAGCCGCTCGATCGTATTCTTCAGCCCCTCGCGATGGGATACCGTCTGAGCATTCCGCTGGATCTCGGCGATATACCCCGCGTCGAGGGAGGCCAGCGTATCGGCACGCACGGCCGGGGTCATCAGCAACAGGCCGGTTACGGCGGCGGCAAGAAGCATTTTTTTCATGTTTGTCATCCTCCAGGATGTCGTTCTTTTTTTCGTCTTCGTTTTTTGTAGTCGATCAGCGTATCACAACAACGCGGTTCCGTCAACCAAAAACGTGATTTTTTCTGTTGCGCGGGCCGCGATATCTCCCCTATAATAGATGATCGACAATCACCTTCATCCGTTGGAGGAGACAGATCATGAAACACGAAGTCACCGCCGGAACGCCCCGCGAAACACTCACCCGCACGGCATCCGGAATGCTGATATACTGCCGCGAACTCTTCGAAAAAGATCTCTACAGGCACCAGATGCCCCAAGTGCGGGGCGAAGAACTCCAGCTGGCCGCTCCCAGGCCGCCCTCGCCAACGGCCGTGAAACCGGCCACCCCGGCCACCGTCAAGAAGCAGCGCGGAACGACGGCCCGCCCGTGAGCATGCCCCGAACGGCCGGCATTACCGCGCTCAAACGGGCGCTGATGGCCGGCACTCCCGTCATCGCGATCAGCAGCTGGGAGGAAGAACAGGTCATCGCGACGCTTGCGGCGATCTCCCGCTCCGTCTTCCAGAGCGACAAAACCCTCACGCAGTGGGATCTCCAGGCAGGCCTCACCGCGGGCGATCTGAACCAACCGGGCGTCACGACCCCGGAAGCGGCTCTCGAGGCCGCGGTTCGCGCGACGGAACCCGGTTTCTTCGTGTTTCGCGACATCATTCCCTTCCTCGAGAAGCCCGAGATCCAACGCCGGCTCCGCACCGTGAACACCGCATTTCGCGGACAGAACCGCTTTCTCTTTCTGCTCGGCGGCGACATCCATCTCCCCGTCGACGTCCGCAAGGACGTCTATCTGCTCGACTTCGGCCTGCCTGACCAGGCAGAACTCACCGACCTGATCGAGCGCGCCTTCGCATCCGCGACCAAGCGGGGAGCGGAAAACAAAATGACTCCGGAAAACCTGGCCGCCGCGGCGACGGCTCTCCAGGGGTTTACGACGACCGAAGCCCAGCAGTGCCTCACCAAGCTTCTCTGGGGCGTGAAAGTCATCGACGGTTCGATCGTGAAGCAACTCCAGGAGGAAAAAGAGCAGCTCGCCCGCAAGGAGGGCATCCTCGAATACGTCCGGACGGACTCCTCCCTCGAAGACGTGGGCGGACTCGAGAATCTCAAGAACTGGCTGACGAAACGACGCCGGCTGTTTTCCCCGGAAGCGGCGGCGGCGGGGCTCAGACCCCCGCGCGGTCTGCTGATGATGGGAATATCCGGCTGCGGCAAATCGCTGTCGGTCAAGGCGATCAGTTCCCTGTGGAACCTGCCGCTGTTCCGACTCGACATGAACCAGGTGTATTCCGGCCTGCACGGTTCGCCGGAAGGCGCGTTCCATCGGGCGATCAAATCGATCGAGGCGATGGCGCCGGCCATTCTCTGGTTCGACGAAATCGAGGGCGGCATCAGCAGTTCGACGATGAAGGACGGCAGCACCGGCTCGCACATTTTTTCGGCGTTCCTCACCTGGATGCAGGAAAAGAAGGCCGACGTGTTCGTGGCCGCCACCGCCAACCGCATCGACCTGTTGCCCGCCGAAATCATCCGCAAGGGGCGGTTCGACCAGGTGTTTTTCATCGATCTGCCCAACGACCGCGAGCG from Candidatus Ozemobacteraceae bacterium carries:
- a CDS encoding serine acetyltransferase, which gives rise to MNPMLKKLTDKVMAGLADGADGVQHFDASPLPDKREMAQILEDALFLIFPGYFGDSRLSFESMELQVGFRVATLYERLQAQVLRESQHSCRFAHRACKHCQSYAALIARTFIEDLPAIRNILEDDVRAAYRNDPAASGFDEIIFSYPGLEAIAVYRIAHHLSEQGLILIPRIMTEWAHARTGVDIHPGAKIGRSFFIDHGTGVVIGQTTVIGDRVTLYQGVTLGALNFPRDSQGNVIRNAKRHPTIEDDVVVYAGATILGGNTVIGRGSVIGGNVWLTESVPPETRVLMAKPQHRITSARQASQEAIVVSPE
- a CDS encoding AAA family ATPase; translation: MPRTAGITALKRALMAGTPVIAISSWEEEQVIATLAAISRSVFQSDKTLTQWDLQAGLTAGDLNQPGVTTPEAALEAAVRATEPGFFVFRDIIPFLEKPEIQRRLRTVNTAFRGQNRFLFLLGGDIHLPVDVRKDVYLLDFGLPDQAELTDLIERAFASATKRGAENKMTPENLAAAATALQGFTTTEAQQCLTKLLWGVKVIDGSIVKQLQEEKEQLARKEGILEYVRTDSSLEDVGGLENLKNWLTKRRRLFSPEAAAAGLRPPRGLLMMGISGCGKSLSVKAISSLWNLPLFRLDMNQVYSGLHGSPEGAFHRAIKSIEAMAPAILWFDEIEGGISSSTMKDGSTGSHIFSAFLTWMQEKKADVFVAATANRIDLLPAEIIRKGRFDQVFFIDLPNDREREEIFKVHLQRRGVDTATFDLTLLSVSTEFWNGAEIEHVVEAAMVEAFDRGAQLTLDDLYTIIRGTVPLSRTMAEQIKFIRAWASERAISASKSDK